Proteins encoded together in one Meiothermus sp. QL-1 window:
- a CDS encoding SDR family oxidoreductase has protein sequence MRLKDKVVLITGAAHGIGRATLELFAKEGARLVACDLEEGPLGEAAEATGALALPMDVADPASVAEGFRRALEAFGRLDGVVHYAGITRDNFHWKMPLEDWETVLRVNLTGSFLVAQAASEAMRERNPGSIVLTSSRVYLGNLGQANYVASKAGVVGLTRTLALELGRFGIRVNALAPGFIETRMTAKVPEKVREKAIAATPLGRAGKPLEVAQAALFLVSDESSFITGQVLFVDGGRTIGAAPA, from the coding sequence ATGCGGCTCAAGGACAAGGTGGTGCTCATCACGGGGGCGGCCCACGGGATCGGCCGGGCCACCCTGGAGCTTTTTGCCAAGGAAGGGGCGCGGCTTGTGGCCTGCGACCTGGAGGAAGGCCCCTTGGGGGAGGCGGCGGAGGCCACGGGGGCCTTGGCCCTGCCCATGGACGTGGCCGACCCCGCCTCGGTGGCGGAGGGCTTCCGGCGGGCCCTGGAGGCCTTCGGCCGGCTGGACGGGGTGGTGCACTACGCGGGCATCACCCGGGACAACTTCCACTGGAAGATGCCCCTGGAGGACTGGGAAACGGTGCTCAGGGTGAACCTCACGGGGAGCTTCCTGGTGGCCCAGGCGGCCTCGGAGGCCATGCGGGAGCGGAACCCGGGGTCCATCGTGCTCACCAGCTCCCGGGTGTACCTGGGGAACCTGGGGCAGGCCAACTACGTGGCCTCCAAGGCGGGGGTGGTGGGGCTCACCCGCACCCTGGCCCTGGAGCTGGGGCGGTTTGGCATCCGGGTGAACGCCCTGGCCCCGGGGTTCATTGAGACGCGCATGACGGCCAAGGTGCCGGAGAAGGTGCGGGAGAAGGCCATCGCCGCCACGCCCTTGGGCCGGGCGGGGAAGCCCTTGGAGGTGGCCCAGGCGGCCCTCTTCCTGGTCTCGGACGAGTCCAGCTTCATCACCGGGCAGGTGCTCTTCGTGGACGGGGGGCGCACCATCGGGGCCGCTCCGGCTTAG
- a CDS encoding SDR family oxidoreductase translates to MYLEQFRLDGKVALVTGGSRGLGLEAALALKEAGAKVAVLARRASFFEEAQRALGEALYLEGDVRDEARVEGVVEQVERELGPLSILVNAAGISWGAPSLEMPTEKVREVLEVNLVGAFLASRAAARRMKERGYGKILHIASVAGLKGEFPEVLDAVGYSASKGGLVALTRDLAVKWGRWGIRVNALAPGFFPTRMTEKVLPRAEAYLKATLPLGRPGQPGELGGAVLFLCSPASDYITGVVLPVDGGATAL, encoded by the coding sequence GTGTACCTGGAACAGTTTCGCCTGGATGGAAAGGTGGCCTTGGTGACGGGGGGTTCCCGGGGGCTTGGCCTCGAGGCCGCCTTAGCCCTCAAGGAGGCGGGGGCCAAGGTGGCGGTCCTGGCCCGGCGGGCTAGCTTCTTTGAGGAGGCCCAGAGGGCCCTGGGGGAAGCCCTCTACCTGGAGGGGGACGTGCGGGACGAGGCCCGGGTGGAGGGGGTGGTGGAGCAGGTGGAGCGGGAGCTTGGCCCCCTTTCCATCCTGGTGAACGCCGCCGGCATCAGCTGGGGGGCCCCCAGCCTGGAGATGCCCACGGAGAAGGTGCGGGAGGTCTTGGAGGTGAACCTGGTGGGGGCCTTCCTGGCCAGCCGGGCCGCGGCCCGGCGCATGAAGGAGCGGGGCTACGGCAAGATTTTGCACATCGCCTCCGTGGCCGGGCTCAAGGGGGAGTTCCCCGAGGTGCTGGACGCCGTGGGCTACTCCGCCTCCAAGGGGGGGCTTGTTGCCCTCACCCGGGACCTGGCGGTGAAGTGGGGCAGGTGGGGGATTAGGGTGAACGCCCTGGCCCCAGGCTTTTTCCCCACCCGCATGACGGAGAAGGTCCTCCCCCGGGCGGAGGCGTACCTGAAGGCCACCCTCCCCTTAGGCCGCCCCGGGCAGCCGGGAGAGCTCGGGGGGGCGGTGCTCTTCCTCTGTAGCCCGGCCTCGGACTACATCACCGGGGTGGTCTTGCCCGTGGACGGGGGGGCCACCGCCCTCTAG
- a CDS encoding MaoC/PaaZ C-terminal domain-containing protein, producing MPMYFEDFQVGQRFQTPARTVTEADVVNFAGVSGDYNPIHTDAEFAKTTPFGQRIAHGLLVLSMLTGLRQRSGHFEGTVIAWMEIRNYKFLKPVFIGDTVRGESEILEKHETSKPDRGVVVQRVRVLNQRGEVVQEGEFVTMIRRGGD from the coding sequence ATGCCCATGTACTTTGAGGACTTCCAGGTCGGCCAGCGGTTCCAGACCCCAGCCCGTACGGTGACGGAGGCGGACGTGGTGAACTTCGCCGGCGTCTCGGGGGACTACAACCCCATCCACACCGACGCGGAGTTCGCCAAGACCACCCCCTTCGGCCAGCGCATCGCCCATGGGCTTCTGGTGCTTTCCATGCTCACCGGCCTGCGGCAGCGCTCGGGGCACTTTGAGGGTACGGTGATCGCCTGGATGGAGATCCGCAACTACAAGTTCCTGAAGCCCGTCTTCATCGGGGACACCGTGCGGGGGGAAAGCGAGATCCTGGAGAAGCACGAGACCTCCAAGCCCGACCGGGGGGTGGTGGTGCAGCGGGTGCGGGTGCTGAACCAGCGGGGCGAGGTGGTGCAGGAGGGGGAGTTCGTGACCATGATCCGGCGAGGAGGAGATTGA
- a CDS encoding SDR family NAD(P)-dependent oxidoreductase, whose amino-acid sequence MGRLEGKVILVTGAAHGIGRAALEFFAKEGARLVGVDLEAEPLAEAVGSLDVEALAIPADVADPQGVEAAFAEALEEFGRLDGVAHFAGVARSRLLWKMPLEEWEEVLRVNLTGSFLVAKKAGEVMTEGSLVLTSSVAALGALGVAHYAASKMGVVGLVRTLALELARKGIRVNALVPGLIETRMTAGLPEWSWAQEVEASPLKRPGRPLEVAQAALFLLSDEASFITGQALFVDGGRSIVGPPGLPPGFGGKEVA is encoded by the coding sequence ATGGGACGGCTAGAGGGCAAGGTCATCCTGGTCACGGGGGCGGCCCATGGGATTGGGCGGGCGGCCTTGGAGTTCTTCGCAAAGGAGGGGGCCAGGCTGGTGGGGGTGGACCTCGAGGCCGAGCCCCTGGCGGAAGCGGTGGGCTCCCTGGACGTGGAAGCCCTGGCCATCCCCGCGGACGTGGCCGACCCCCAGGGGGTAGAGGCCGCCTTTGCCGAGGCCCTGGAGGAGTTCGGCCGCCTGGACGGGGTGGCCCACTTCGCCGGGGTGGCGCGTTCCCGCCTCCTCTGGAAGATGCCCCTGGAGGAGTGGGAGGAGGTCCTCAGGGTCAACCTCACGGGAAGCTTCCTGGTGGCCAAAAAGGCAGGGGAGGTGATGACGGAAGGAAGCCTGGTCCTCACCAGCTCTGTGGCCGCCCTAGGGGCCTTGGGCGTGGCCCATTACGCGGCCAGCAAGATGGGGGTGGTGGGCCTGGTGCGCACCCTGGCCCTGGAGCTGGCCCGGAAGGGAATCCGGGTGAACGCCCTGGTACCCGGCCTCATTGAGACCCGCATGACCGCGGGGCTTCCCGAGTGGTCCTGGGCCCAGGAGGTGGAGGCCTCCCCCCTAAAGCGCCCGGGGCGGCCTTTGGAGGTGGCCCAGGCGGCGCTTTTTCTCCTCTCCGATGAGGCCAGCTTCATCACCGGCCAGGCCCTTTTCGTGGACGGGGGCCGTTCCATCGTGGGACCCCCGGGGCTTCCCCCGGGGTTTGGTGGCAAGGAGGTGGCGTGA
- a CDS encoding serine hydrolase, which produces MRILVRGLGFLLLGLTAALAQVQEGVDLGRLAAFKARLEVEVAQGRLPGAVFLVARNGQVVYHEAVGYLDPQARTPMTREAIFRIYSMTKPLTSVLALSLAEEGRLFLTDPIALYLPEFREVRVGVERTAEGRTTLELVPAQRPITLYDLLRHTSGFTYGIFFDSLVKQEYRRVGADAIDQTAEEFVGKLARLPLQFQPGTVWEYSNATDLLGHLLERVTGRSLAELLEERIFRPLGMGDTGFQVPREKWGRIAEPFATDPFTRSPTPQALNVRETPKRFSGGAGAVSTALDYFRFLQALLNGGELEGRRILSPKSVALMTADHLGPLYLPSLQRGAPYLPGPGYGFGLGVAVRLADGGSPLMGSAGEYNWGGLFGTSFFVDPKERLVAVWMMQNPGGRAYYAQLFRTAVYASLVR; this is translated from the coding sequence ATGCGGATTTTGGTCAGAGGGTTGGGATTCCTGCTCCTGGGGCTCACGGCGGCCTTGGCCCAGGTCCAGGAGGGGGTGGACTTGGGGCGGCTTGCCGCCTTCAAGGCTCGCCTCGAGGTGGAGGTGGCCCAGGGTAGGCTTCCTGGGGCGGTCTTCCTGGTGGCCAGAAACGGCCAGGTGGTCTACCACGAGGCCGTGGGATACCTGGACCCCCAGGCCCGCACCCCCATGACCCGGGAGGCCATCTTCCGCATCTACTCCATGACCAAGCCCCTCACCTCGGTCCTGGCCTTGAGCCTGGCGGAGGAGGGGCGGCTCTTCCTCACCGACCCCATCGCCCTTTACCTTCCCGAGTTCCGCGAGGTGCGGGTAGGGGTGGAGCGGACGGCGGAGGGCCGGACCACCTTGGAACTGGTGCCGGCCCAGCGGCCCATCACCCTTTACGACCTCCTCCGCCACACCTCGGGGTTCACCTACGGCATCTTCTTTGACTCTCTGGTCAAGCAGGAGTACCGCCGGGTAGGGGCGGATGCCATAGACCAGACGGCGGAGGAGTTCGTGGGCAAGCTGGCCCGCCTTCCCCTGCAGTTCCAGCCAGGCACGGTCTGGGAGTACAGCAACGCCACCGACCTCCTGGGTCATCTTCTGGAGCGGGTCACGGGCCGGAGCCTAGCTGAACTCCTGGAGGAGCGCATCTTCCGCCCCTTGGGTATGGGGGATACGGGTTTCCAGGTACCGCGGGAGAAGTGGGGCCGGATTGCCGAGCCCTTTGCCACCGACCCCTTTACCCGAAGCCCCACCCCTCAGGCCCTCAACGTGCGGGAGACCCCCAAGCGCTTTTCCGGCGGAGCGGGGGCGGTGTCCACAGCTCTGGATTACTTCCGCTTCCTCCAGGCCCTCCTGAACGGGGGGGAGCTGGAGGGCAGGCGCATCCTTTCCCCCAAGAGCGTGGCTCTCATGACCGCGGACCACCTGGGCCCCCTCTACCTCCCCTCCCTCCAGCGAGGGGCTCCCTACCTACCGGGGCCTGGCTACGGGTTTGGCCTGGGAGTGGCGGTGCGCCTGGCGGATGGGGGTAGCCCCCTCATGGGGAGCGCGGGGGAGTACAACTGGGGGGGCCTCTTTGGCACCAGCTTCTTCGTGGACCCCAAGGAGCGATTGGTGGCGGTCTGGATGATGCAGAACCCTGGGGGGCGGGCCTACTACGCCCAGCTCTTCCGCACCGCGGTCTACGCCAGCCTGGTGCGCTGA
- a CDS encoding acyl-CoA dehydrogenase family protein, which yields MEVPEHREIRELARRFLEEARPVLWEYEGKEAFPWPLVERMAELGFLGVFVPEELGGAGLDFWAYIALLEELGGASSLRSILSVQQSLVLTPLLTFGSEAQRRRYVPRLARGEVLGAFGLTEPGSGSDAASLRTRAHRDGEFYVLEGQKTFISHANVAEVFLIFAKTDPEAGARGITCFLVERGDGVRTQPLKGKLGLRAADTGVVFLDGVRVPRDRVLGREGEGFRIAMATLDTGRISLAAGAVGLMQRALDLSLRYAREREQFGRPVASFQLIQSHLAEMKLDLEASRLLTYQAAWKKQKGERYTLEASLAKLYASEAANRVAYRAIQVHGGYGFLEEYEVARLYRDARILTLYEGTSEVQRLIIGAHLTGMKGFA from the coding sequence ATGGAAGTGCCTGAGCACAGGGAAATCCGCGAGTTGGCCCGTCGGTTTTTGGAAGAGGCCCGGCCCGTCCTTTGGGAGTACGAGGGCAAGGAGGCCTTTCCCTGGCCCCTGGTGGAGCGGATGGCGGAGCTGGGGTTTTTGGGGGTTTTCGTCCCTGAGGAGCTCGGGGGGGCAGGGCTGGACTTTTGGGCCTACATCGCCCTCCTGGAGGAGCTTGGGGGGGCCTCCTCCCTCCGCTCCATCCTCTCCGTGCAGCAGAGCCTGGTCCTCACCCCTCTCCTCACCTTTGGTAGCGAGGCGCAGCGGCGGCGCTACGTTCCCAGGCTGGCCCGAGGCGAAGTTCTGGGGGCCTTTGGCCTCACGGAGCCGGGTTCGGGCTCGGATGCGGCAAGCCTTCGGACCAGGGCCCATCGGGACGGGGAGTTCTACGTGCTGGAGGGGCAGAAGACCTTCATCTCCCACGCCAACGTGGCGGAGGTCTTCCTCATCTTCGCCAAGACCGACCCCGAGGCCGGGGCCCGGGGCATCACCTGCTTTTTGGTGGAGCGGGGGGACGGGGTGAGGACCCAGCCCCTGAAGGGCAAGCTGGGCCTCCGGGCGGCGGACACCGGGGTGGTCTTCCTGGACGGGGTGCGGGTGCCCAGGGACCGGGTGCTGGGGCGGGAGGGGGAGGGCTTCCGCATCGCCATGGCCACCCTGGACACCGGGCGCATCTCCCTGGCGGCGGGGGCGGTGGGGCTCATGCAGCGGGCCTTGGACCTCTCCCTGCGGTATGCCCGGGAGCGGGAGCAGTTTGGCCGTCCTGTGGCCTCCTTCCAGCTCATCCAGAGCCACCTGGCGGAGATGAAGCTGGACCTCGAGGCCAGCCGCCTCCTCACCTACCAGGCGGCCTGGAAGAAGCAGAAGGGGGAGCGGTACACCCTGGAGGCCAGCCTGGCCAAGCTCTACGCCTCCGAGGCCGCCAACCGGGTGGCCTACCGGGCCATCCAGGTCCACGGGGGCTACGGCTTCCTGGAGGAGTACGAGGTGGCGAGGCTCTACCGCGACGCCCGCATCCTCACCCTTTACGAGGGCACCAGCGAGGTGCAAAGGCTCATCATCGGGGCGCACCTCACGGGGATGAAAGGGTTTGCCTGA
- a CDS encoding TetR/AcrR family transcriptional regulator encodes MVTTTRDCILEEAARLFTEKGYEATSVQDIAQALGLSKAALYHHFRSKEEILFEVSLLALEGLLRAGEGALRVEDPKEALLRFMEAHARYFEENYAFFVTLLQGIKSLSPENRARTVALRDRHEANLREILRRGVAQGVFRPVDVALAGRAVLSMLNWMIRWFHPGGPLRAEEVARGYFDLILRGLEDGSA; translated from the coding sequence ATGGTAACCACCACCCGCGACTGCATCCTGGAGGAGGCTGCAAGGCTTTTCACCGAGAAGGGCTATGAGGCCACCAGCGTTCAGGACATCGCCCAGGCCCTGGGGCTTTCCAAGGCGGCCTTGTACCACCACTTCCGCAGCAAGGAGGAAATCCTCTTTGAGGTGAGCCTTCTGGCCCTGGAGGGCCTCCTGCGGGCGGGGGAAGGGGCCTTGCGGGTGGAGGACCCCAAGGAGGCCCTCCTGCGCTTCATGGAGGCCCACGCCCGCTACTTTGAGGAGAACTATGCCTTTTTCGTCACCCTGCTCCAGGGCATCAAAAGCCTCTCCCCGGAAAACCGGGCCAGGACCGTGGCCCTCCGGGACCGCCACGAGGCCAACCTGCGGGAAATCCTGCGGCGGGGGGTGGCCCAGGGGGTCTTCCGCCCCGTGGACGTGGCCCTGGCGGGGCGGGCGGTGCTCTCCATGCTCAACTGGATGATCCGCTGGTTCCACCCCGGGGGACCCTTGCGGGCCGAGGAGGTGGCCCGGGGGTACTTTGACCTGATCCTGAGGGGGCTTGAGGATGGAAGTGCCTGA
- a CDS encoding TRAP transporter fused permease subunit, whose amino-acid sequence MLPAWAKGWVVLASVLGLGLVAYYFFGSPLTGRALLDFSYYWLLLALFLPLTFLLFPARAADRRPGWYDYLLGLGTLGIGVLLAWHGPAMVLSPWTNPQALWQLAAAVFLLLAVLEGARRVGGVGFVVVTVLLAAYPLLAPYMPGFLWGPPLSWREVLGYALYSPQGLLGLPVRTVGELLIGFLVLAAFLVAMGAGQVFLQVASALFGWTRGGAAKVSVVASAFFGSLSGSILSNVASTGTLTIPTMIRSGFPRAYAAGVEACASTGGVLMPPVMGAVAFVMASLLGVPYGQVVVAAVIPSFLYYLSLFAHVDLYAAKHGLKGLSPGELPPLGHSLREGLPFVVVLGFLVFALLYLRLERLAPFYALGALFLLLLLRGQVRLRDLHQGIVASASLISQTLALILPVGLILAGLMGTGVAPALTGALVQTGQANLYLVLLVGVLIAFLLGMAGVMVAAYILLAVTLAPALVRLGEFVPLGVHLFIAYWSMLSAITPPVAVAAFLAARLAGAHPMGASWEAVKLGLAIYFIPFFFLFEPALILQDSLASVAYHLALAAVGILLLVAGLEGYLWGLGHLPLWSRPLYVVGGILLALPETLTSLLALPLLLGATGWIWFRRRTSLRRA is encoded by the coding sequence GTGCTTCCTGCCTGGGCCAAGGGCTGGGTAGTCTTGGCCTCGGTGCTGGGCCTGGGCCTGGTGGCCTATTACTTCTTCGGTAGCCCACTCACAGGAAGGGCCCTCTTGGACTTCAGCTATTACTGGCTTCTCCTGGCCCTCTTTCTTCCCCTGACTTTTCTCCTTTTTCCTGCCCGGGCTGCCGACCGCCGGCCCGGTTGGTACGACTATCTTCTGGGTCTAGGCACCCTGGGGATAGGGGTCCTCCTGGCCTGGCACGGCCCGGCCATGGTGTTAAGCCCTTGGACCAACCCCCAGGCCCTTTGGCAACTGGCGGCTGCTGTCTTTTTGCTCCTTGCGGTCTTGGAGGGAGCAAGGCGGGTAGGGGGTGTGGGCTTTGTCGTGGTGACAGTTCTTCTAGCGGCCTATCCGCTCCTCGCCCCCTATATGCCGGGGTTCCTATGGGGTCCACCCCTTTCGTGGAGGGAGGTCTTGGGCTATGCCCTGTACTCCCCTCAAGGCCTTTTGGGTCTGCCCGTGCGCACGGTAGGGGAACTTCTCATCGGTTTCCTGGTTCTAGCGGCCTTTTTGGTAGCCATGGGCGCCGGCCAGGTCTTCCTCCAGGTGGCCTCCGCCCTTTTCGGCTGGACGCGGGGTGGAGCGGCCAAGGTGAGCGTGGTGGCCAGCGCTTTCTTTGGCAGTTTAAGCGGTAGCATCCTTTCCAACGTGGCCAGCACGGGGACGCTCACTATTCCCACCATGATCCGCTCGGGGTTTCCCCGGGCCTATGCCGCGGGCGTGGAGGCCTGTGCCTCCACAGGGGGCGTGCTCATGCCTCCAGTCATGGGTGCGGTGGCCTTTGTCATGGCTAGCCTCCTGGGTGTCCCTTACGGCCAGGTGGTGGTTGCGGCGGTCATCCCCTCTTTCCTCTACTACCTCTCCCTCTTTGCCCATGTGGACCTCTACGCGGCCAAGCATGGCCTAAAGGGGCTTTCGCCTGGGGAGTTGCCGCCCCTGGGGCATAGTCTGCGGGAAGGGTTGCCCTTCGTCGTGGTCCTGGGTTTCCTGGTCTTCGCCCTGCTCTACCTGCGCTTGGAGCGCCTAGCTCCCTTTTACGCCCTCGGCGCCCTTTTCCTCCTTTTGCTCCTTCGGGGACAGGTGCGTCTTAGGGACTTGCACCAAGGGATCGTCGCCTCTGCCTCCCTCATCAGCCAGACGCTTGCCCTCATTCTGCCCGTGGGCCTCATCCTGGCTGGCCTCATGGGTACCGGTGTGGCCCCTGCGCTCACCGGGGCCTTGGTGCAGACGGGCCAGGCCAACCTCTATTTGGTTCTTCTGGTTGGGGTGCTCATTGCTTTTCTTCTGGGGATGGCTGGAGTAATGGTGGCCGCCTACATACTCCTAGCTGTAACCCTAGCCCCTGCTTTGGTGCGTTTGGGGGAGTTTGTTCCCCTGGGGGTGCACCTTTTCATCGCCTATTGGTCGATGCTTTCCGCCATTACACCGCCTGTAGCGGTGGCGGCATTTCTGGCGGCGCGTTTGGCAGGGGCTCACCCTATGGGGGCAAGCTGGGAGGCGGTCAAGTTAGGCCTGGCGATTTATTTCATCCCCTTTTTCTTCCTCTTTGAGCCAGCTCTGATCCTTCAGGACAGCCTGGCTTCGGTGGCCTACCACTTGGCCTTGGCTGCGGTGGGCATCCTGTTGTTGGTGGCGGGCCTCGAGGGCTACCTTTGGGGACTGGGCCATCTGCCCTTGTGGAGCCGTCCCCTTTACGTCGTAGGGGGCATCCTTCTTGCCCTGCCCGAAACGCTTACCAGCCTCCTGGCCTTGCCCCTTCTCCTGGGAGCCACCGGCTGGATCTGGTTCAGGAGGAGGACAAGCCTGCGAAGAGCTTGA
- a CDS encoding TAXI family TRAP transporter solute-binding subunit yields MRRIASESSPYLHSFEEERVLRASPSQRGSWGLDSLGLEPCWGPLGLDQLDEDVGIRVSWAYRPVSGESIPCAILAPGGLSGPVGKEVGMLRKLWFLGVFLALPALAQGDFRWPRQILFGSTEVGTTGYSLLVAWSAEFTAATGVQVRVSPGATPSITAWLFERRVEFTSAPLTVMVEALDGEPGYRPGPLRVVYPAILTPWGLMTRGDTPYRRVQDVGPGVRIAWPPFSYFHRILDGLLLCRGLTREQMRLVPVANYSANSRVIAEGGADIAFTSPVSDVNVEVEGNPRGIRWLSVPTPQEDRTCLTRWQRAYPLLNLVRPADIGVQSARNVRMFVIPSVYYTRADVDEGLVYHLVKWWDENLALYREKHALARFQSLESLKFIAENMAVPWHPGTVRYLKEKGLWTPEMERKQQATLRLADQYATLYERAAEVAKPRRIPVDPANSAWQQFWRGFLEQNRVPRFSEAWRP; encoded by the coding sequence ATGAGGCGCATCGCCTCAGAGTCTAGCCCATACCTGCATTCCTTTGAGGAGGAGAGGGTCCTGCGCGCTAGCCCCTCACAAAGGGGAAGTTGGGGTTTGGACTCGCTGGGTCTGGAGCCTTGTTGGGGGCCTTTAGGCCTCGATCAGCTTGACGAGGATGTCGGAATAAGGGTATCGTGGGCTTACCGACCGGTCAGTGGGGAATCCATCCCCTGTGCAATCCTAGCCCCAGGTGGCCTTAGTGGCCCGGTCGGCAAGGAGGTAGGGATGCTTAGGAAGCTTTGGTTCCTAGGTGTTTTTTTGGCCTTGCCCGCTTTAGCCCAAGGGGATTTCCGCTGGCCTCGCCAAATCCTCTTTGGCTCCACGGAGGTGGGAACCACTGGCTACTCTCTCCTAGTGGCCTGGTCGGCCGAGTTCACAGCGGCCACGGGTGTCCAAGTTCGCGTCTCCCCGGGGGCCACACCCTCCATCACCGCCTGGCTCTTTGAGCGACGGGTGGAGTTCACCTCCGCACCCCTTACTGTAATGGTTGAGGCTCTGGATGGGGAACCTGGATACCGTCCTGGCCCTCTTCGGGTAGTTTATCCTGCGATTCTAACCCCTTGGGGCCTCATGACCCGGGGTGATACACCCTACCGCAGGGTTCAGGATGTTGGTCCTGGAGTGAGGATAGCCTGGCCTCCCTTTTCCTATTTCCACCGCATTCTGGATGGGCTTTTGCTTTGCCGTGGCCTTACCCGGGAGCAGATGCGGCTGGTTCCGGTGGCCAACTACAGCGCCAATTCCCGGGTCATCGCAGAGGGCGGAGCCGATATCGCCTTCACCTCCCCTGTCTCGGACGTAAACGTGGAAGTGGAGGGCAACCCTCGGGGGATCCGCTGGCTGTCCGTTCCCACCCCTCAGGAGGATCGTACCTGCTTGACGCGTTGGCAACGGGCCTATCCCCTTCTCAACCTGGTGCGTCCAGCCGACATAGGGGTGCAGTCTGCCCGTAACGTGCGCATGTTTGTCATCCCTAGCGTTTACTACACGCGCGCGGATGTGGACGAGGGGCTGGTTTATCACCTGGTCAAATGGTGGGACGAGAACCTCGCCCTCTACCGTGAAAAACATGCCCTGGCCCGGTTCCAATCTTTGGAAAGCCTCAAGTTCATTGCGGAGAACATGGCTGTCCCTTGGCACCCAGGTACCGTCCGTTACCTGAAGGAAAAGGGCCTTTGGACCCCGGAGATGGAACGCAAGCAACAGGCCACGCTGCGCCTGGCAGATCAGTACGCTACCCTTTACGAGCGGGCGGCAGAAGTGGCTAAGCCCCGCCGTATTCCCGTGGATCCCGCTAACTCGGCTTGGCAACAGTTCTGGCGGGGATTCTTGGAGCAAAACCGTGTACCCCGCTTTTCCGAGGCCTGGAGACCCTAA
- a CDS encoding gamma-glutamyl-gamma-aminobutyrate hydrolase family protein: protein MRLIGVATQFRLGEGVPRARFWGVLEPYLEALSSQGLAHVLLPPQPREALERILSHLDGLLLPGGGDLDPALYGEEPHPSLGEVSPERDDHELFLARYAAERGLPTLGVCRGLQVMNVALGGTLYQDLEAQGLKGVQHYQKSPPPALAHTLQQVEQSPLSNLFPEGFRVNSYHHQGVKTLGRGLRPLAVAPDGLVEAVALEGHPLFLGVQWHPELLRGHHPLFGLLRA from the coding sequence ATGCGCCTCATCGGGGTTGCCACCCAGTTCCGCCTGGGGGAGGGTGTCCCAAGGGCAAGGTTTTGGGGGGTGCTGGAGCCCTATTTGGAAGCCCTCTCCTCCCAGGGCCTGGCCCACGTCCTCCTGCCTCCCCAGCCAAGGGAAGCCCTGGAACGGATTCTCTCCCATCTGGACGGCCTCCTCCTGCCCGGGGGTGGGGACCTGGACCCCGCCCTTTATGGGGAAGAGCCCCACCCCAGCCTAGGGGAGGTAAGCCCGGAACGGGATGACCACGAGCTGTTCCTGGCCCGGTATGCGGCGGAGCGAGGGCTTCCCACCCTAGGGGTCTGCCGGGGCCTGCAGGTGATGAACGTGGCCCTGGGGGGGACGCTTTACCAGGACCTCGAGGCCCAGGGCCTAAAGGGCGTGCAACACTACCAGAAAAGCCCCCCTCCCGCCCTGGCCCACACCCTGCAGCAGGTGGAGCAAAGCCCCCTGAGCAACCTCTTCCCCGAGGGCTTCCGCGTCAACTCCTACCACCACCAGGGGGTCAAGACCTTGGGCCGGGGGCTAAGGCCCCTGGCGGTGGCCCCAGACGGCCTGGTGGAGGCGGTGGCCCTGGAGGGGCATCCCCTCTTCCTGGGGGTACAGTGGCACCCGGAGCTTTTGAGGGGGCATCATCCCCTTTTTGGCCTCTTGCGAGCCTAG